The Mytilus galloprovincialis chromosome 3, xbMytGall1.hap1.1, whole genome shotgun sequence genomic interval ataacccattctactgagatatcgtgacaccaaatcgtctGTACTGTAaccggtgcgctagaccacacgaccacctgggcttcataaaatgaagcttttggtggtcgggtgttacctttccacgtcaatttttaatctagcgtcgtactacagtacatgacatataaggcatgaagatgttatttttacagatcagctaaattatctatagttaagtattctacaaattaatgtaagatacagtcacagaaattaattatatttataagtacgtatgaaccagtgacaactctacaacagatttatccatcggatcaccagcagtgatggtgatacatggctgtgtacattatgtatatacaactcgtctaaacatcaacccaacaatgtcagatctgtaaatttgctttctcaaatttttggttcttccttcgccgggattcgaacccatgctactgagatattgtgacaccaaatcgcctgcactgtaaccagTGCGCTAGACCGCACGATCCCTTGGGCTTCATAAAATTAACCTTTCGATCTGGTTGTTACCTTTCCACGTTAgtttttaatctagcgtcgtactacagtacatgatatataaggcatggcgATGTTATATAACTATCTTACCTCTTGTActtttctaggaatgtgattggttaaaaccAACCGCATGGAGACCGTGCACATTCCATATTGGGTTAGTAGGGTTCCATGTGGGGTCATTCCAATACACGGTTAACAATTTGATCAATTTTGATTGATGCCTTCATATAGAAGTGGTGTCATATCCCtttatgaaaataaacattttaaaggtTTCAACGAAATTGATGATGAACGATTgcaataaattcataaaacacatttaaagctaacatttgtttttgtatagaccaATGGAAGTATGTTCTTGATATTAACGATATTAAGGTCTTGAACATTTTGATAGGCCACTATTCTAAATATCACAGGTTAAGGTAGTCGGTAAGATGTGCTAATGACCTAATGCGATTTATATGACTATATCGtggtggtcagtttttgttggtgGAAGAAGCTGGAATGCACAAATAGAACAATCAACCTTTGGCACGATAACTAAAATTTTCATGTATCAAAGTACCTATGTTTTATTTACACATACAAGACACAGCGTACCTAAAGATCTGTGTTTTCATACTGCAATGTTAACCCATATTGTTTTTGCTCGACATAAGCAATATAATGTTCTATCTTGGCAAAAGTCTAATACATATCCTTTTATCATCTTACTGCTATCAAAATAGACACAATAATTGGATACCATTTgaagtttttttctttcaaatgactCTTAATTGTTTATAAGGACTCAAGGTTTCCGGAAAACATTTTCTGTCTCACTTAACTACTAATTTAACTGTATTTGAACATTGTAATTGTTCCCATATAGTCATTTAATTAACCGTTTAATTTCTCAAAATCTTTCTTTATGTATAATTTCACTTCAAAATGACATGCTTCGATAAACTTAGTAACAATTGCAGACACATTAAAGTATCTCAAAATTAAGGttcaaatattgaaatatcaacgCGAGGAACAGTGTCGGGGTTACATAATGTTTTACACCAATAGTAATCTATATCTGCTAGTAAGCGTTATTCAGGCAAGTCCGATGGCGATTCAGTATTACAGAAattatcaatgtaaatataaaactaATACAGTATACAAAAAAGAGCATATTTATTCATTATGTTGTTACAATATATTCCTTTAAGAAGACTTTCTTACTTCCAACGTTGGATTTCACAATTCAAACTTGACATTGCTCAGTTTTAACTTGACAACTTCCAGTTCAGAACTGACAATTCTCACTTCAAACTtcaccattctcaattttaacttgGCATCTTTCAGTTCAGAGATGACAGTCCTTACTCCAAACTAGACATCTTCCATTTCAAGAACTGACAATTATCACTTCAAACTTGACCACTCTCAGTTAAAACTTGAATCTTTGAGTCCAAGAGTTCACAACTCTCATTTCAAACTTGACCACTCTCAGTTATAACTTGAATCTTTCAGTTCAGAAATGACAATTCCCACTACAAACCTGACCATGCGCAGGCGCTCCATGTTTGGGTTTATGTATCAAAACAGAAATATCAAAAGGAACAACTCATCGTCTGATGAAATTTGTACATGaagtttaaataaaatgttattgtgataaatttacgacaaaaagaTTGATAATTATTTCATGATTTTGGGAGAGGAATAAAGTTTATTCAACGGTGTGGCCATTTATGATACAGATTTCCTTGATTTGTATTGAAAATAGTGTTCGCATACTAATCAAAAACCCCAATTATACTGCACAAACGGTTTGTATGccagaaaacaaatataaattctaTGCAAGGAAACACAGAAAATAAAAGTAAGGGAAACAGTAGGAGAATATGCTATCGTACTTTTATTGAACTCGAAACTGTCCAGAAACAAAATGAACGTGACAAACGTTCCAATGGAGATCAACAAATTAAGCTTGAACAAATATACATTTGatgatttatgttttaaaattaaacgaCAGATTTTATGTTTGGACTGGTATTGTGGaaaaaattgtatgaatttcaagatTGTCGTTGACTGAAGATGTTCGTCATTGttctgtggtttacatgttgTTTCAActgttatattatttgtttttgtggtTCTCTGTGCTGAGTATTCTTGCGTGTGGTTGCGTTGTATATCTgacacgtagtgttgtcattttagcgatatttgTTAACATtaccatataagcgggaggttttgctagcagaaaaatgtcctgtaccaagtcaggaatgtggtagttgttataaaatagttcgtttctttgtatgttggcgcttttttttattttgttgcacttaagtgttcCTGGTGTTCCCTTGTTTTTCTCTTATTGTTGATAAGTCTCCATCGGCTTTAGTCTGTAGCCCTCTTACCAAACAAACCACTCCTATTAAATTAAATGATTCTTTGAAAAATCTGATAATAAAATTTGCTGCAACTCATAAAAGGTTTGTTTCTGTAATGAAACAGGCAAATATGTTATATGCTTTATATGGTGTGTGATGACATGATTAAGGACCTTGACAACATCTATGTTCTTTTCGATAATGCAGTTTATCGACAAATTGTTGGTTTTCCCTGGTGCCAATTGTGTCCCTTAAATGACAAACTCATTCCTGTTATGAACAAACTTAGTAAAGATCTgtgtaaattttgtttgattgataaagtcaaaataaaactaccgtttttttaatgatatttgttaaataatgttttttttctaaatttactgCCAATATTTATCGGAAGAAACTCACAAATTCCAATATAAACGAGATTACTACTTACCTAGTTTTAGATTACTAGTATACAGGCAGTTTCAAATTGAACACTCTCTTTACAAAGATTTACGACATAAGCGACGATTTTTCCTTCCCAATTGTTAATTTTGCCTTTCAATTTCGTATCAGCAGATAAAGTATTCAGTCAAAAGTAAAACCTGCCAAAACGTCCACAATAGTAACTTTTAAAACATGAGCAATTAAAATGTCACATCTATGAGGGGGCTGATGGGTTATTTCCGTTCTTCGTGATCGGCGCATTTTCGCTATCGTGAtccgtttttctacagatttaTTTTTCGTGATTCGTGATGAAACCATTGTTCGTGAATCGTTTTCATTGGAATTTTATGTTCGTTCTTCGTGATTGAGACATATTTTTCGTTctcgtgatttttttttcattacggAAATAAAGAGTTCCATTGAGTTGTCTTTCTTGGCGGGAACCACTAATGACAGGACGATTGCCCGGATAGTGACAGGACGGTTGACCGGACGACAtataaatagtcataacttttttgttatccgatagatttgtttaatatttataaacctgaaagatattaaactatattttatgaatataaaaaaaaaaagagggaaaataattatttttgagcaaaaaaagttgaccggacggtattcacactcgccaatatacgctatatatatatattcaactggttgacgacaagtgttaatatctcttttgttttacaatatttgtccatgaaactcaggaatctgtgagatttataaatatattatacgaaaatataaacttGGTTGCAAAAAAACgtgtttttctcaaaaaaaagttgaccggacggtattcacccTCGCCGATAtacgctatatatatattgaaatggtcgacgacaagtgttaatatctcttttgttttacaatatttgtccatgaAAATCAGGAACCTGTGAGATTGAATAGTATATTacacgaaaatataaactttaaagtaaaaaagaaaacaaatctgcaaaaaaagttgaccggacggtattcacatTCGACGATGTACGCGTTGATTATATTGAACTGAGcgacaaaaaatgtaaatatttttttttgtaaacaatattttttcataaaactgaGATATGTGCGAGATAAATAAAtgtatgatatgaaaatataaactctatgataaaaaaaatatttttcttcaaataaaagtTGACCGGACAGCTAACATTCGCCGATATAtgccttaataataataaattgattgACATAagtgttaatattattttttttaccatatctgTCCCAGAAATTTATGAACATTGGAGATGAATAAATACATTATACGAAAAATTAAACTATATatttaaatactaaaaaaaaaaaaaaaaaattgaccggACGGATTTTACATTCAATCGATATATGCCTTAAATATATTTGTACCATTATTTATCCACAGATATTGGTCACATTTCCAATCATCTGCACCAGTTTGAAACAAGTAAACTTCGTTTGCCTTTGGCTTATAAGGGGGAACATTCGATGTACGAGATGTTTCAGGTTTAGTTAAAATATCTACTATTTCTGTTTGATGTAATACATCTGTATGCATATAGACAATAGACCCACTgtccattttgatattttgtctaCTGGTAAGTTGTACTAATATGATGGCTATACAACTGTCTTTAAAAAGACATGCCTTTAAATAAAGCAATATATAGTAGCACTAATATCAATCTATTtacttttgtatttataaatatatgtttaacaaCTGTCTTTAAAAAGATATGCTTTTGAATAAAGCAATATATATAGTAACACTATTATCAATCTATCTATATCAATAGTtcaataatgaatatatatataaaattgtctttaaaaagACATGCTAAAAGCAAAATATAGTAGAAATATAATTTGTGTGATCTGAACTGGTTGAAAGTCAGAGCATAAATGACTGAACAATTGAATAGTTATTATTAGGTGAGTTAAATGTTAATCTGAAATCCTGAACTTCATAAAATTTCTTCTTTAATTGGATACTAATTACCAACTGATTATAAGGTAATTCaattaaatgtatttgatgtCTCAGGTGTGAAAACTTTAATGACATGTTATTTGGCATGATTGGTGATTACAACAAGTGTCAAAATTAgattaatttgattaaatatcATTACTTCTAATATGCATTGGTGAACTCGCTCACATAAACATTTTGGGCtcattgtttttactttaaagtttatttttcttgtaaaatatttatttaatctcacaaattatttcatttcatggacagatatattataaaaatgaagaGATATTAAAACTTGTGTTGATCagttcaatatatttaaataataatatcgGCGAATGTTTATTCACTCagatcaactttttttttaaagaacaacatttaacatatttgatataaagtttatattttcatatcaagtacTTATTGATCTCtcagatttcataaatttgataaaataaaagagaTATAAACACTTGGGTCTACCAACTTATTATATTTAAGGCATATAACGGCGAATGTTTGTTCCGTCCGGTCatctttttttgaagaaaaacatttttatttactataaagtttatattttcatatcaagtatTTATTGATCTCGTAGATTTCTTAGTTTCgtgtaaaaatattgtaaaacaaataagatattgacactTATTTTTATCAGTTCAATATAATTAACGCGTACATCGGCGAATGTGAacaccgtccggtcaactttttttgcagatttgttttcttttttactttaaagtttatattttcgtgtAATATATTATTCAATCTCAAAGGTTCCTGAGTTtcatggacaaatattgtaaaacaaaagagatattaacacttgtcgtcgaccatttcaatatatatatagcgtaTATCGGCGAgggtgaataccgtccggtcaactttttttgagaaaaacacgtttttttgcaatcaagtttatattttcgtataatatatttataaatctcacagattcctgactttcatggacaaatattgtaaaacaaaagagatattaacacttgtcgtcaaccagttgaatatatatttagCGTATATTGGCGagtgtgaataccgtccggtcaactttttttgctcaaaaataattatttttcctcatttttttttatattcataaaatatagtttaatatctttcaggtttacaaatattaaacaaatctatcGGATAACAAAAAAGTTAAGACTATTTATATGTCGTCCGGTCAACCGTCCTGTCACTATCCGGGCAATCATCCTGTCATTAGTGCAACCCTTTCTTGGCTTAAAAAGTTGAAGTGGCGCGATAGTTTTAAAAGTGCAATTAGGTCATTTATTAGTGCAAGCTATGGCAGCCCCCATGGCTGAGAGCCACAGCAATAACATTGTCGAGGTTGTGATATTTTATGTAGATCCAACCTGTTTTGGACAGGAAAATAAATTTATTGGAGGAAAAGAGAGAAAGAGGGTCAGTGTTAAACAAACGGATGTGAACGTTTTCAGAactttttgttcaattttaaaagAACAGACCGGACTTGTGGAGGAAGCTCTCCAAAGAGGTTTGGGCAAAGAAGTGGAAGTGAAAATAAGTAGATTGGAGAAGACCAAAGAAGGTGTCAAAACATACGGCATTTCCACGCAGGCGACATGGGAGTTGGAGCTTCCCGAAATAGAAAAAGGGTGTAGTTTACAAGGTATTAAAAATTGTCACTGCTATAataatgtatgtatttatttataaggTCGATTCAGCCCTTAGTCCATCCGCCGGCCCCAGTTGATCCGCCCCCACTGTTTATCTGACCCTGCCACATCTATGAATatctatattaaatatataaatatatgttatatgcCATATATTTATCCCGGGGGGGCTACTTCCTATAATTTTAGTGGTATGGGTGTGCCGCAAAACGGGGTCCctttttcatgccctgctggtTAGAACGGGGTCTGTTTTTCATGACCTGCTGGTTAGAACCAGGTCCAGAACAGGTTCACATATTCCTGACACGTATTTTAGCTAGTTAGAAAAGGCACAGGAATCTGAAATTTTATCCCTTAAACGTGAAAAATGGGTGtgagaatttttcaataaaatttcaagATTCCTGTGGAAAAATTCATTATCTGAGCCTGTGTAGAACAGGTTATTCATTTTTACTGAGGGGGTCTACAACAGGGTATACATTTTCTGAGCAtgtctagaacagggtatgtttttcaacttttttctgtTAGAACAGGGTGTAATTTTGCAAGTGCTTTCGGCACAGTTATACCCAAAATGATTGTCAGTACCCCCTCCCCCCCGGGATATATATATACTTGAGTCATGCTCGTAAACGGCCCTTTCTGAGATTAAAACAAgaatcctatttttttttttttgtgttgaaaccCAGTTACGACTGGCACAACAAAGTGCACACTCTAGAGATTAAGATATGGTACAATGGGCGTGTGAACTATGAttatattttggacatttttttttaatatattgtttcattgaaaattttgatattacGATTTTGTAGCACAATgagaaggaatttagtttttttttaatgaacattaTACAATTTCTTGTGTTTGAAATACGTGAAGTTGGTCGTTAAaagtaattgtatttttttaatctccccaaataattTTAAGCCGCCCGTTTCTCGAttaattgataatatttatgttaactacaaaaatattatatgtcttatatgCATTAAGCAATAACCATGCAAAAGTGCATAGTGTGCTGCCGGGCTTCATTAACACATTATCTACATatacattatacatataaaaaagaagatttggtgtaattgccaatgagactaacaactataggtcaccgtacggccttcaataatgagcaaagcccataccgcatagtcagctataaaaggccccgaaatgacaaatgttaaacaattcagacgagaaaactaacggccaagtcaatgtacaaataaataaatgaaaaacaaacatataacacagcaacaaacgacaaccactgaataacaggctcctgacttgggacaggcacatacatacataatatggcggggttaaacacgttagctggaatccaaccctcccctaacctgggacagtggtgtaacagtacaacataggaacgaactataaaaatcagttgaaaagtctTCATTGTTGAAGATCGGGTAGTGAGTCACGaatgttatttcttatatataGTATTCATTTTAATCTTGTGATATTTGTTCTTCTTccccatatgttttttttttaattatgagtaTCCTGCAGCCCCGACTGTAATCATGCAAACTCAACAACCAACACATTTTGAGCTcttatttcaacacaattatttcCTTTACAGTGTttgttctgaaaaaggaaatagtCTTTGCTAAAGGACATCCAACCATAAAAGTGGTTGCTGCTGCTGATAGCCAGACTATAGTGTGCAGTAAAGATTCAAAAAGGGGACGGAAGAGGTCGCTGGTGAAGGACGAGGATGAAGAactgtttaagaaattgaagaaggGAGACACGGTAGAAAGAAATGAAAGACAGAAAGCTAACCTTAAAGCAATGGAGAATGGtaatttttgattaaatatatACAACCAGATAATATACCATAATAGATCATAATAGGGAAATAAACTATATCTAAAAAAACCGACCCCTAAATATATGGATTTTAGTTTTTGCGTCGTCTTCTTattcatcttctttttcaatttttttttagttttcaatgttttatgtttttgtttgtccatgtttgtcatatttgttccagggtttgtattttgttcattgattCCCCTACATCTTGAATATCGCGTCGGTTGTCTACACTTCTCTTTTTTTTCATTCACTCTTGTCGGGACTAGATTACTTGGAGGTTTCATAATGGTTTGAAACTATGTAAAATATGTAGACTAGCCTTTCACTCagctcatgttttttttttattgaaaccgTAATTATACTGAATTATTAAATAATACGTTCCCTACGGGTctcgaggccaatacagcaaaccttgaatctataccagtgccaatacagaaacagccagttaataacactatattattatttattattttaacagCTATCACGGATATCAGGGAGTTGGAAGGCAGCACAGTAATTAACGAATACACCATAAAATGCGGCCGATGCCTGAATTCACTTAGTGTACCATGTGATAGAAAACCTGTCAAACGGATTGAATACTTTAAGTCAAGTAAGTtttatgagggggggggggggcaaggggcaAGGGGGTCcaataacagttaacagaaaATTcattctcacaataacagataacaaaaaaaaaaaaaaaatccaataacgGCAACAGGAATAGTCAATAACAGATaacagccatttttttttcagaataataGGTAACAAAGGTTTAAATTGGCCCAGAATAGCATAACAGTTATACCCCTTGCCCGGCCTCTTCTATTTCTCAAAAAATCcaatctcattaaaatcagatCTCTCACTATACGCTACCGTGGAAGAGTATATTAAGAGATCTAGATTTAAATTAGATTGCAATATTAATGGTCAATAATGCAGCACCGGAAACAACTTATGTTAATAGTTAAATCTTACTCAAAGGCAAATCATTGTACAAGAGAATAATCTCCTTACTTCTCTCCATGCTACTTGTACACAATTAAGAGAGACAGATGAAAAATGATGTATTTCAATCAACAAGATAAAAAATTTACATAGTCAGTTTAAATACAAACACATTTTAGTCAACTGTAGCTGTATATGTACACCATTACTATAATTACGTCTTGTGtttttatagattattacatggcattttccatGTCGGCCCTAActggtatcagccctagactcccatatcaagccagaggcctttgaaacaagtagaactgaaggtaacccagtgctatggatcagaaaacagttcataaaatattatactcttctgttgaaatatatgataaagcgtataatacatggcaaaatccgtatcacatgccgtatcaccctcgaccaatatcatccctcgggcctaaaggcccttgggctgatattgatgtctcgggatgatacgacatatgatacggattttgccatgtattattctctatatcacatattttcaagTTTATCGGGGCTAATATGGATTCTCAAGGGCTGATATGGATTTTCAAGGGCTGATATGGATTTTAAAGGGCTGATATCGATTttcgagggctgatatcgatatTGGCAAAAAGCCTACTTTGACTTCCTACTATATCTGACCATGCAAAAACATACATATCAGTACAAAATGTGTGATAATTAACAATATAGCATCTCTGTAATGATCTGTAATGcgtattattaatttatttcagaACACTTTGACCAGTCCTGCATACataaaagtgcaaaaaatgacaaaaagttaaTAAGAGATAAAGATGTTCAGGGAATGAAAACTGTCATGAAAAGTTGGCTACAAGCAACAAGTGAAAATACGGCCCAAGAAGCTGATGAGGATATTGATAACATTGATAATCAACCATACGATGTTGTCGAATCGTTGGAGTGAGTGCTCTGTGAAGTTAAGATAAAG includes:
- the LOC143066310 gene encoding uncharacterized protein LOC143066310 translates to MAAPMAESHSNNIVEVVIFYVDPTCFGQENKFIGGKERKRVSVKQTDVNVFRTFCSILKEQTGLVEEALQRGLGKEVEVKISRLEKTKEGVKTYGISTQATWELELPEIEKGCSLQVFVLKKEIVFAKGHPTIKVVAAADSQTIVCSKDSKRGRKRSLVKDEDEELFKKLKKGDTVERNERQKANLKAMENAITDIRELEGSTVINEYTIKCGRCLNSLSVPCDRKPVKRIEYFKSKHFDQSCIHKSAKNDKKLIRDKDVQGMKTVMKSWLQATSENTAQEADEDIDNIDNQPYDVVESLE